The Glycine soja cultivar W05 chromosome 9, ASM419377v2, whole genome shotgun sequence sequence GTTGTTCAAAAAAGTTTTCATGGGCTAATGCTACTCAGGCATAGCACAAAATAATATGGTTTTTGTCGAAAtttgttaagattttttttaatcagtcaaatttgttttgatttgttttttggtggatcaaattttttaagattttattgttgatttttttgtaCAATTGTTGTTTTAGACAAACTATTAGCTTTCTAGTAAATTTTTGTCGTATCCTATcgcaattaataattaatatataaaagattaaataaaaattaaatatacatttaatatcttaatgacataaaaatgttaaataatactTTTTCTAATACAGTAGTAATTTCGAAAATTATTAACATGATCAGTTAAGATAGTTTGGATttattctatttaaaaataataaaatgagtcgcggttactttttttcttctcttcttttgagTGTTCAAATGTTTAAAAATTCGTTGAATACTACGTGAATATCTTTCTATTTGTCAACtctcattaaatatattaatgaatttaactTCTTTCAGAATATactttaaaagagaaaatataatcataactgttgattaaaaaaaatttaaattttgattttaaataaaatgtttatctcAAATTAATAACCAAATTCAATGATAATATGTTAATGTCAAATGAGTTATGGTTCCTTTAATAATAAATAGCCATTTGTTTTATtctatttgaattattattattattattattatttttattaactttgtTTATTTGCTTGTctttcattttcgttttctcTGTGGGACTGTGATTGTGCATTTGTGGCGTTGAAGGGATCTGTCACTGGTGAGAGGAGACATTAATAAGTTAATGTTAATAATGAAAACTCTGAAACGGTGTCGTAAAGATACGAAGCCTTTTTGTCCTGTGTAGGGAATATCCATTGGATGCCTTTTGAAAAATCTCCCTCCACGtttcattttttcaattattattataaataaaataaataaatgtttaataacCCATGGTTGATATTGACACCAAAGTTTTCTTAGTCGGGGAAAAAgacattttattgtttttttgttatttacctAAAACCCTCgtttatttttcttgatttagaaaaataaatataaggcgtttttatttttttgtttctcaacTTACAAAATTGCATTAATTATTATACACCACTTGTGTGATTTGTCTTCTTACGTGGATGTGAGACATTACCCATTATCCTCTCTGCAAACCTGtttgaaaaaaatggaaagttAATAACTAATTAGGTAAGTTTAATACACCTTGCTTGTAAGATTCAAATTTGATAACACGTACTTACACCAAATCCAATCATTCTTtggtagaaaattaaaaaaaaaatctgaaatagGAAGGATAGGGTGAGACCACAGTTTTTTAATTCCAATTATTTTTTGACTTGACAAATTTCAGTCAGAGTACCAATTCAATGAATggaaaaaaatcctaaaaaatcTGTAAATCTGTGATATTTTTGCTTTGAGGGAAATCTGTGggttttttgtttgattaagGCATGGATAATAGTGAATAATAAGTAATTGTTCTTAGTCAAAGTGGTTTTATGGGGAAACTATGATACTAGATCTGATTTGGAGAGAAATTAAAGGTTTctactttcttcttctcttggcCTGTGGTTCAAAGGACAAGGGCCAAACTTTCAAGATAAACcataaaatattctttaatgAGATTACTGTATGTATCTCTGGCGGCTTAGAGTTCACCTTTTGTGTCGTGTGTGATGGGGAAATTGGTCATTGCATTTTGTGGGCACAGGCCACTAGTTTTGATTGGTGGTCCAGTGAATAAAATGTTGATCCTAGTATTactatcattcatttttttgtgGCAACCTATTATGGAGAAAAATGGGTCCTCTGGGGTTTCCTATTTGCTTGCTTTTTTGGTACGACATTACAATgtcattcattatgtgatttttCTATCAGCATCTGTTGTTTAGAGAATCAGTCAATGCTTTATGGCTGTTCAAAATTTGGCAAGTGAAGGAAACAAAAAAGCAATGTTGTGGAATATACTAGCTGCTGCTAGCAGTTttgctttttaatttgttaCTGTTTATAGTGGttaatgacttttttttgtcaactattcctatttttaacatattccCTTAGCCTAAACTTTTATCTTTTACTAATTGGTAGTTAAAACAGCATTGTAGATGAATTCAGGAATGTGTTTCTTGCATTTTAACTCAGTTTCTAACAAATAACCTCTTTTTGCAATATTGGACACAAATGGGTAACATTGgattatgagtttaatttatatgctctattactgtaatttttttaccattgccaatcaataaaaaatttttGTTGCTGTGACTTTTATGGTAGTTATTGTAAGAGTTAACAAATTTACCAAAACATGACAATTTGTAATTGGATAACAATGTAATAACCATTTACATTATCAGTGTATTTACTCTTGCATTATTTGTCCTCTTGtaataaactatttttgtttataGTTAGGTGATGAGAGAAAGTGAAGTTGTGTTAGTGCTGGATGTGATTTaatgtgctttttttttctttctggttTTTAATGCAATTAAGAAATATTGCTATTCATTGTATTAGAAGGGAGAGGGACCATTAACATGGTGATTTGTTTCCTTAATTTTCTCTGCTTTTATCATGTAATTTGCAGAGCTGCTTTAGTGATCTAAATCCCCTCTGGCAGCCTCTTGGTAAGGACACAATTGAATACTTCACTCTGCAAGATCTTTGGGACTGCTATTATGAATGGAGCGCATATGGTGCTGGTACTCCTGTGATGTTGGAGGATGGTGATACCGTGACTCAGTACTATGTTCCATATctatctgctatccaaatctaCACCAACAAGTCTGTTGTCGCTTCTCGGTACGTTGGAAACAATACCTTGTCATGTGTGCTTATATACTAAATATGTAAACAAAATGGTCTAAATgatcttccccttttttgttttgtagcaATCGGAGAGAGGATAGTGATGGAGTTGAATTTGAAAGTGATTCATGGAGTGAGGATAGTTCAAGTGATAACCTATCTAGATCATTAAGTAACAATTCCAGCAAAGCTTGGGAGGATGCTGTTTCTGAGGATTCAAGCTGTGACCAGGAGGGTTCATGGCTAAGGGATAACAAGCTTGGCTGCCTTTACTTGCAGTATACTGAGATGGCTTCACCTTACTCGAGGGTTCCACTTGCGGAGAAGGTATTCTTTTATTGTCAAGTAGTATTCACTTTTCAGCACCTCTTctcaatgttaataatttttgtctGTATGTTACACTCACAATAAATACATCACTTTTGATTGTTTCTTGTTTCAGATAGACGAGTTAGCTCGAAGTCACCCGGCATTATTAACATTGAAGAGTGTGGATCTTTCCCCAGCAAGTTGGATGGCTGTTTCTTGGTGAGCATAGTTTGTTGCTCTtgttacatgtaattttttttcctgtatGAAATATGTGAACTGTTTACATTGTCTCTAaaaccattttatttttgtaaatatatctTTGAAGATTTGGTCTTTAACTAAGCTAAATAGCATTGTGTGGTTTATGTAACTTCCCTCATCTAGTAAGATAAGGCTTTTGTTGTTGGTCTTGTAATGAAGACAAAGTTGATCTTATGTCTGTGATTTGATAGACAAGACGAAGTCTATAGCTACCATGATATAAATTGGTTAGAGGAATACACTTTTTAATTCATAGTTTCTGTATCTTTTTTATTGTAAGATGACTAGGCTATGTTAGTTTCCATGGTAGAGATGTTATACTGACTTTTCATAATTGAATAGGTACCCAATTTATACTGTCCCATGCCGGAACACTGAAAAGGACTTGGAAGCATGCTTCCTCACTTACCATACATTGTCATCATCTTTCGAAGGTatcttaatgtaatttttttctaatcaatattttcttttctggaAAATGAAGAAACAGATCAAATTAGTTGTAGTTCTTGCTATTTCTTAGGAGGTAGTGGCAAATTGTTCAGTCAtagatcaaattcaaatcttttGAGGTTTGCTAGGTTTTCTCATTAATCACCCCTGAAGTAATGAACATCACGAGTGACATTCAATTACATTAAtccaaattttacttgaataaaGGATATTAGAGTACGGTATTAATGGATTTTCAATCTAATATTTTACAGTCTGTTTATCTGCATGAGTTTTCGGCCATTAGATAAGCATGCATGATGCATAAGTATTGAGACTTTCATCTGATATCCTTtacacattatttctttctaaAATCTATGTCAAGAGGTAAGTGTTACCCACTATTTCATTTGTCTTGTCAGTAGAAAACATtggtatacatttttttaatttggtcttTAACAAGTCAAATGGCTTTGTGTGGCCTATGTAGTCAACTTCACCTATTAGGataaaacttttgtttttgttgttaccAATAGAAAACATtggtatacatttttttaatgtgttttggTATACTGCATAATGAAAAAGAGACTAAATGAGCATTAATTACACTGTGGTTTGGTTGACATAATTTCTTGTAAAGCTGGCCTTGATCTCATTCCTTCTGAAAACTTGACATTATCTCTATTGTGTGTATGCAGATTGTGCAATGGAGTGTGATGACATTGACATAGGGAATGATCCACATTGCTCCATCCAAGGAGAGAAATGCAAGGAAAAGAACAGTGGCCATGTCTCTCTCCTTCCATTCGGGCTAGCAACTTACAAAATGCAAGGAGACATTTGGCTAAACCCTGAACCTTATGACAATGAAAAGATATCCTATCTGTACAGTGCAGCAGACTCATGGTTGAAACAGCTCAATGTCCATCACCATGACTTCAACTTTTTCACATTACACAACAACACCTTGTAAATTGGCTGAGTAGAGACATCACCATGTCCATCTTTCAATTCACTGACTGCCCCTTTGTTTAGCTTTGAACTCTGACACCGGCTAAGGAAAAAAGGTTCCCCTTGGAGAATTTCTGGAAACATTCAGAAACTCAAGAGTTTATATCTGAAAAAGAGTGTATAACCCCATGCAATGTAAAGTTTTGTTAATGggggtgagttttttttttaccttccatttttttagtagtactttattttagtaaaattacaACAGTTTGCTCTAGGTAACTAAACTATGATATGTTTTGTACTATAGACCTTTATAGTACTTTTTTTAGTAAGATTATCACAGTTTGCTCTAGGTAACTAAACTATGATATTTTGTAATatagaccttttttttttttctttccaaactTGTCCTCAAgttaaattttgtatattttggtACTTCTTTTTAATCTTATGGGCAGAAGCTATTTAGTGTCGTTTTGGATAAGCTTAACAAGAATGGGACCCAATCTAGCATCATTGTTATGGCGTGCGCCAAGAGCAGAAAACATAGCTGGTAAATTTCTTTA is a genomic window containing:
- the LOC114368671 gene encoding uncharacterized protein LOC114368671 isoform X1; this translates as MGKLVIAFCGHRPLVLIGGPVNKMLILVLLSFIFLWQPIMEKNGSSGVSYLLAFLSCFSDLNPLWQPLGKDTIEYFTLQDLWDCYYEWSAYGAGTPVMLEDGDTVTQYYVPYLSAIQIYTNKSVVASRNRREDSDGVEFESDSWSEDSSSDNLSRSLSNNSSKAWEDAVSEDSSCDQEGSWLRDNKLGCLYLQYTEMASPYSRVPLAEKIDELARSHPALLTLKSVDLSPASWMAVSWYPIYTVPCRNTEKDLEACFLTYHTLSSSFEDCAMECDDIDIGNDPHCSIQGEKCKEKNSGHVSLLPFGLATYKMQGDIWLNPEPYDNEKISYLYSAADSWLKQLNVHHHDFNFFTLHNNTL
- the LOC114368671 gene encoding uncharacterized protein LOC114368671 isoform X2 yields the protein MPSSTTSSSSFTTSSFTCCSASSPSNLERFLQCVSPHVPSQILPKSCFSDLNPLWQPLGKDTIEYFTLQDLWDCYYEWSAYGAGTPVMLEDGDTVTQYYVPYLSAIQIYTNKSVVASRNRREDSDGVEFESDSWSEDSSSDNLSRSLSNNSSKAWEDAVSEDSSCDQEGSWLRDNKLGCLYLQYTEMASPYSRVPLAEKIDELARSHPALLTLKSVDLSPASWMAVSWYPIYTVPCRNTEKDLEACFLTYHTLSSSFEDCAMECDDIDIGNDPHCSIQGEKCKEKNSGHVSLLPFGLATYKMQGDIWLNPEPYDNEKISYLYSAADSWLKQLNVHHHDFNFFTLHNNTL